The Methanobacterium sp. genome has a window encoding:
- a CDS encoding DUF6448 family protein, which produces MAPHCDTMDGPVISACKMALKTENVYYVLPFVPKKAEDELTQTFNKTIKVRKLGQDAAEVADMWFFETAVRLHREGEGASYTGLKPAGLDWGPVVPRAEKDIEKGDPTETIEFLKSIVEEEVRKKFDKAMSTKNYDLSDTEAAREYTEAMLHFVLSSHHLYKYIISSGEH; this is translated from the coding sequence ATGGCCCCACACTGTGATACAATGGACGGACCTGTAATTTCTGCATGCAAAATGGCTCTAAAAACAGAGAATGTGTATTACGTCCTACCGTTTGTACCTAAAAAGGCAGAAGATGAACTAACTCAGACATTTAATAAAACTATTAAAGTCAGAAAATTAGGACAAGATGCTGCAGAAGTCGCTGATATGTGGTTCTTTGAAACTGCAGTACGTTTGCACCGTGAAGGTGAAGGAGCATCTTATACTGGACTTAAACCAGCAGGATTGGATTGGGGACCAGTAGTTCCTAGAGCAGAAAAGGACATAGAAAAAGGAGATCCTACAGAAACAATAGAGTTCTTAAAAAGCATAGTTGAAGAAGAAGTGAGAAAAAAGTTTGATAAAGCAATGTCTACAAAGAATTATGACTTAAGTGATACAGAAGCTGCCAGAGAATACACAGAAGCAATGCTTCATTTTGTACTGTCTTCTCACCATCTCTATAAATATATCATTTCCAGTGGTGAACATTGA
- a CDS encoding NAD(P)/FAD-dependent oxidoreductase: MSKIKINMPEKGAAVQKDRETYAISPYLPGGLADPDTLRKIADVAEKYDAKFLKLTSEHRITIYGIPFEDIDNIWKDLGMEPGGLSGKIVRPVKFCIGSSSCKMAKQNTMELGMEIDKQFRGIKTPDKMKIAVSGCENSCAEPAVRDIGLIGTKEGWNVLVGGNAGLQPRIGKLIAKNLSDEEVLDLIDKIISYYKENGEKTGLSRRLGKVIHSIGFEKFSQEILENNKKES; this comes from the coding sequence ATGTCAAAAATAAAAATCAATATGCCAGAAAAAGGTGCAGCAGTCCAGAAAGACAGAGAAACCTATGCAATTAGTCCATATCTTCCCGGAGGTCTTGCTGATCCGGATACGTTAAGAAAAATAGCTGATGTAGCAGAAAAATATGATGCCAAATTCCTTAAATTAACATCAGAACATCGAATTACAATCTATGGTATCCCATTTGAAGATATAGATAACATCTGGAAAGATCTAGGTATGGAACCCGGTGGTCTGTCCGGCAAAATAGTTAGGCCCGTCAAATTCTGTATTGGATCTTCTTCCTGTAAAATGGCTAAACAAAATACTATGGAATTAGGAATGGAAATTGACAAACAGTTTAGGGGAATAAAAACACCCGACAAGATGAAAATAGCTGTTTCAGGATGTGAAAACTCATGTGCAGAACCTGCAGTGAGAGATATTGGCCTTATTGGAACAAAAGAGGGGTGGAATGTTTTAGTAGGTGGTAACGCAGGTCTTCAACCTAGAATAGGCAAATTAATTGCTAAAAACCTATCTGATGAAGAAGTTTTAGATTTAATTGATAAGATTATTTCGTATTATAAAGAAAATGGAGAAAAAACTGGTTTAAGCAGACGTTTAGGTAAAGTTATACACAGTATAGGATTTGAAAAATTCTCTCAAGAAATTCTAGAAAATAATAAAAAGGAGAGTTGA
- the thiC gene encoding phosphomethylpyrimidine synthase: protein MTQMDEAKKGVITEEMKAVAAAEGVSEEFIRKSVAQGTIAIPSNVNREVKAVGIGAGLRTKVNATIGTSTDICDFDMEEEKAKIAMAYKADTLMELSVGGDLDEIRKRILKISDIPVGSVPVYQAAIETIREKGASIYMDEDIMFKAIEKQAKDGIDFMAIHCSVNRETLKRLKRQGREGGLVSRGGAFVSAWMVENDLENPLYKNFDYILEIAKEYDFVMSMANAMRAGAIADATDRAAVQELIVLGELIDRAREVGVQTIVEGPGHIPLNEISANVVLQKKLCRGAPFYMLGPVVTDIGAGYDHIVSSIGAAASAGAGADFICYVTPAEHLALPFPNDVKEGVIATRIGAYVGDMQKGIHHGEKDLVMANARKKLNWEAQFDSAMCPAEARKIRDERPPAEEDTCTMCGSYCAVKIVNEWLDEAGTDVFD, encoded by the coding sequence ATGACACAAATGGATGAAGCAAAAAAAGGCGTAATAACAGAGGAAATGAAGGCAGTAGCAGCTGCTGAAGGCGTATCAGAGGAATTTATCAGGAAATCCGTTGCCCAGGGAACTATAGCCATCCCAAGTAACGTTAATAGAGAAGTTAAAGCCGTGGGTATTGGAGCAGGATTAAGAACAAAGGTAAACGCCACTATCGGAACCTCCACAGATATCTGTGACTTCGATATGGAAGAAGAAAAGGCAAAAATAGCCATGGCATATAAAGCCGATACCTTAATGGAACTTTCTGTAGGTGGAGATCTGGATGAAATAAGGAAAAGAATCCTTAAAATATCAGATATTCCTGTTGGAAGCGTACCTGTTTACCAGGCAGCAATTGAAACAATAAGGGAAAAAGGCGCTTCAATTTACATGGACGAAGATATCATGTTCAAAGCCATTGAAAAACAGGCAAAAGATGGTATTGACTTTATGGCAATTCACTGCAGTGTAAACAGAGAAACCTTAAAAAGATTAAAACGACAGGGCCGTGAAGGAGGACTCGTAAGCAGAGGCGGAGCTTTTGTATCTGCATGGATGGTTGAAAACGACCTGGAAAACCCATTATACAAAAATTTTGATTATATTCTCGAAATTGCTAAAGAATACGACTTCGTCATGTCCATGGCAAACGCTATGAGAGCTGGAGCAATAGCAGACGCTACAGATCGTGCTGCAGTCCAGGAACTCATTGTACTTGGAGAATTAATTGACAGGGCTCGTGAAGTGGGCGTGCAGACAATAGTGGAAGGACCCGGACATATTCCTTTAAACGAAATTTCAGCAAATGTTGTACTCCAGAAAAAATTGTGCAGAGGAGCTCCTTTCTATATGTTAGGACCTGTTGTAACTGATATTGGTGCTGGGTACGACCATATAGTATCTTCTATCGGTGCAGCAGCATCAGCAGGTGCTGGAGCAGACTTCATTTGTTATGTAACACCAGCAGAGCACCTTGCATTACCGTTCCCTAACGATGTTAAAGAAGGTGTAATTGCAACAAGAATAGGGGCATACGTTGGAGACATGCAAAAAGGCATACACCACGGTGAAAAAGACCTAGTAATGGCCAATGCACGTAAAAAGCTCAATTGGGAAGCACAGTTCGACTCTGCAATGTGCCCGGCAGAAGCAAGAAAGATAAGGGATGAAAGGCCACCCGCAGAAGAAGATACATGTACAATGTGCGGAAGCTACTGTGCAGTTAAGATTGTAAATGAATGGTTAGATGAAGCAGGCACTGATGTGTTTGACTAA
- the lysS gene encoding lysine--tRNA ligase: MKHWVENVADSLTKRDVENHVIASGTSISGSIHIGNSCDVFIANAVTMALKNTGTPAEVIWIADDYDPLRKVPYPLPASYEKYLGIPYAHIPCPEDCCANFVEHFEKPFLETLDDFGISLKIYSGEKMYKEGIYNDYIRISLENAPQIREIFNQYRENPLADDWLPYNPICQECGRINTTFAYGFDGDMVHYRCECGHEGSMDIKSGEGKLTWRVEWAARWKIFNITCEPFGKDHAASGGSYDVSSIISKEIFNYEAPYPVPYEWITLKGDAMSKSKGVFFTPGQWLEIGAPETLNYFIFRSKPLKHKDFNPEMPFLDFIDQYDRIERIYYGAEDSASQKEEEKSKKIYEISQIELKDKMPFQPSYRFMTVAHQIADGDIERVFEILKKNSQLPNYMADMVFTDLSEEDLKRLRMRMNHVNNWLDKYAPQFVKFQVMKKIPKLPLGEDQTGFLLKLADLLEERDYSAEELHDDMYNLLREFDMKPQKAFQAIYKTIIGKKQGPRAASFVLSLDKDFVVKRFRGEA, encoded by the coding sequence TTGAAACATTGGGTTGAAAATGTTGCAGACAGTTTAACAAAAAGAGACGTGGAAAATCACGTAATTGCAAGTGGGACATCAATATCTGGTTCCATACATATCGGAAATTCATGCGATGTATTTATCGCTAATGCAGTTACAATGGCTTTAAAAAATACTGGGACTCCTGCAGAAGTTATATGGATTGCAGATGATTATGATCCACTCCGTAAAGTTCCATATCCCCTTCCAGCAAGCTATGAAAAATATTTAGGTATTCCATATGCACATATTCCATGTCCAGAAGACTGCTGTGCAAATTTCGTGGAACACTTTGAAAAACCATTCCTCGAAACATTGGATGACTTCGGGATTTCCCTGAAAATCTATTCAGGGGAAAAAATGTACAAAGAAGGGATTTATAACGATTATATAAGAATATCACTTGAAAATGCACCCCAAATTCGTGAAATATTCAATCAATATCGTGAAAATCCACTTGCAGATGATTGGCTCCCATATAATCCAATATGCCAGGAATGTGGACGGATAAATACAACATTTGCCTATGGCTTTGATGGTGATATGGTTCATTACAGGTGCGAATGTGGCCATGAAGGATCAATGGATATTAAATCAGGCGAAGGAAAACTTACATGGCGTGTTGAATGGGCTGCAAGATGGAAAATATTCAACATTACATGCGAACCCTTTGGAAAAGACCATGCAGCAAGCGGCGGCTCATACGATGTAAGCAGCATCATATCAAAGGAAATATTCAATTACGAGGCTCCATATCCCGTACCTTACGAATGGATTACTCTTAAAGGAGATGCAATGTCAAAATCAAAGGGAGTGTTCTTTACCCCAGGACAGTGGCTTGAAATAGGTGCGCCTGAAACTCTTAATTATTTCATATTCAGAAGCAAACCCCTCAAACATAAGGATTTCAATCCTGAAATGCCATTTCTGGACTTTATTGATCAGTACGACCGCATTGAAAGGATATACTATGGAGCAGAAGATTCCGCGTCCCAGAAGGAAGAAGAAAAGTCTAAAAAGATTTATGAAATTTCACAAATCGAGTTAAAGGATAAAATGCCATTCCAACCTTCATACAGGTTCATGACCGTTGCACATCAAATTGCAGATGGGGACATTGAACGGGTCTTTGAAATATTAAAGAAGAATTCACAGCTTCCGAATTATATGGCAGATATGGTATTTACTGATTTAAGTGAAGAAGACCTTAAAAGACTCAGGATGAGGATGAATCATGTTAATAATTGGCTTGATAAGTATGCACCCCAATTTGTGAAGTTCCAGGTCATGAAAAAGATACCTAAATTACCATTAGGTGAAGACCAGACAGGATTCCTGCTTAAACTTGCAGATCTTCTGGAAGAAAGAGATTACAGTGCAGAAGAACTTCATGATGATATGTATAATCTGCTTAGAGAATTTGATATGAAACCTCAAAAAGCATTCCAGGCTATTTATAAGACAATAATAGGTAAAAAGCAGGGTCCAAGGGCTGCTTCATTTGTTTTATCCCTTGATAAAGACTTTGTGGTTAAGCGATTTAGGGGAGAAGCTTAA
- a CDS encoding APC family permease, which yields MKSLKRKLGLFEVTVSGIGIILGAGIYALLGEAAPLSGNALWLSFLISSTVAAFTALSYAELSSMFPSSAAEYEYVKNAMGERIGFVIGWIIIFSAIISASTVAVGFGNYLGVIFNIPSIYSAIVLITVLSVILFIGIKQSAWVAILFTSIEALGLLIIFFIGIPYYGTVNYFEMPLGLNGVFASAALIFFAYLGFEEIVKLSDETNEPNKNIPLAIILAMVISTLLYILVAFSSVSILGWEALADSTAPFSQIAFTALGPNGSFLLSVIALFATSNTVLLLLLAGSRIVYGMSASNSLPLILRKVHPRTRTPWISIIVVGIVAIAFLFLGNLGFLASATNYTLFLSFIFINASVVILRYISPELNRPFRIPLNIKNLPLLPVFGLITCIILLLQLSFNAIGLGIAITVIGIILAFIWQKQ from the coding sequence ATTAAGTCTTTAAAACGGAAATTAGGTCTTTTTGAAGTTACTGTTTCTGGAATAGGTATAATACTTGGTGCTGGAATCTATGCACTCCTAGGAGAAGCAGCACCTTTATCCGGAAATGCTTTATGGCTTTCATTCCTGATATCATCCACCGTTGCGGCTTTTACTGCTTTAAGCTATGCAGAGCTTTCATCCATGTTTCCAAGTTCAGCAGCAGAATATGAATACGTTAAAAATGCCATGGGAGAACGTATTGGATTTGTAATAGGCTGGATCATTATATTCAGCGCAATTATTAGCGCTTCAACAGTTGCTGTAGGTTTTGGGAATTATTTGGGGGTAATATTTAACATACCTTCAATTTATTCTGCTATTGTTTTAATAACAGTGCTGTCAGTTATCCTTTTTATTGGAATAAAACAATCTGCATGGGTTGCAATTTTATTTACATCAATTGAAGCTCTTGGCCTCTTGATCATCTTTTTTATTGGAATACCCTACTATGGAACTGTTAATTACTTTGAAATGCCTTTAGGATTAAATGGAGTTTTTGCCTCTGCAGCTTTGATCTTTTTTGCTTATCTTGGTTTTGAGGAGATTGTTAAGCTTTCAGATGAGACTAATGAACCAAATAAAAACATTCCCCTGGCAATAATTCTGGCTATGGTAATAAGCACTCTTCTTTATATTCTTGTGGCTTTCAGTTCAGTTAGTATACTTGGTTGGGAAGCTCTTGCAGATTCCACAGCCCCCTTTTCCCAGATTGCATTTACTGCACTTGGTCCAAATGGATCATTCCTGCTTTCTGTTATAGCCCTATTTGCAACCAGCAACACCGTTCTTTTACTACTTTTAGCTGGTTCAAGGATAGTGTACGGTATGTCTGCATCCAATTCTCTTCCTTTAATCCTTAGAAAAGTACATCCGAGGACAAGAACCCCCTGGATTTCAATAATTGTTGTAGGAATAGTTGCAATTGCATTTTTATTCCTTGGAAATTTGGGATTCCTTGCAAGTGCCACTAATTACACCCTCTTTTTAAGCTTCATCTTTATAAACGCTTCAGTGGTAATTTTAAGATATATTTCTCCTGAATTAAACCGGCCTTTTAGAATACCCTTAAATATAAAAAACCTGCCATTATTACCTGTTTTTGGGTTAATTACTTGCATTATACTTTTATTACAGCTTAGTTTCAATGCAATAGGATTAGGAATAGCCATAACTGTTATAGGTATTATACTGGCTTTTATATGGCAGAAACAATAA
- a CDS encoding metalloregulator ArsR/SmtB family transcription factor: MKEDDVCEIECIHEEAVKQVKSDMLDEEILLDVSDNFKVFGDLTRLKILQALYQRELCVCDLSAVLEANQSTISHQLRVLRGKNLVKFRKDGKMAYYSLADEHVVKIIEMGVEHATEKR, from the coding sequence ATGAAAGAGGATGATGTTTGTGAAATTGAATGCATCCATGAAGAAGCAGTTAAACAGGTCAAATCAGATATGCTGGATGAAGAAATCCTTTTAGATGTATCAGACAATTTTAAAGTGTTTGGTGATCTTACAAGACTGAAAATCCTGCAGGCCTTATATCAAAGAGAGTTGTGTGTATGTGATTTATCTGCAGTTCTTGAGGCAAATCAGTCAACAATATCTCACCAGTTACGTGTTTTAAGGGGTAAAAACCTGGTTAAATTCCGAAAGGATGGTAAAATGGCTTACTATTCCCTTGCAGATGAGCATGTAGTAAAAATAATTGAAATGGGAGTTGAACATGCCACAGAAAAACGATAA